CCAAACATCTCTCCCTTGAGGGGAGAGATAACAGTGAGGGTGAAAGTCAGGCAATAACGCCTAGTCCGGCACTTCGCATATTATCCCCGCCCCCAGCACCACATCCCCCTGGTAAAACACCGCTGCTTGCCCCGGCGTAATGCCCTTCTGTGGAGCGTCAAACACGACCCGCACATCAACACCGAGTGGCTCTAACAGAGCGGGGGCAGCCTGCGCGCCCGAGCGTATTTTAGCCTCAACCCTCGCCGCGCCGGAGAGTCCCTCGACAGCTATCCAGTTAAGACCTGTGGCCGTTAGTTCCTTGTGTAAAAGGTCTTCCTCCCCACCAACCACGAGAGTGTTTTCCTGCGGCAGTATTTTGACGACATAAAGTTTCTCCCGCCCCGGCAAATCGAGCCCTTTGTGCTGGCCGATTGTATAGCGCGAGATGCCTGAGTGCGTCCCGAGTTTCCGGCCGGATTTGTCGATTACCGGGCCGGGCGGCGAATCGGGCAACAGGCTCTGATAACCACCGGAAACGAAATCCTGGCTCTCCGGCTTGTCTGATACGGGCAACGCCATTTCCGAAGCTATCTGGCGCACCTGCGGCTTGGTATAGCCTCCCAGTGGAAAAACCGCCCGGCTGAGTTGACGCTGGTTGAGAAACGCCAGGAAATATGACTGGTCTTTTTTGGGGTCGGCTCCTCTTTTAAGAAGATAACGATGGCTGGTCGTGTCATACTCCGTCCGCGCGTAATGGCCGGTGGCCATCCTCTGGAATTCGAGCTCGGCTTTTTCGGCAGCCTCAACGAGAGCGCCGAATTTGATGCGCGGGTTGCAGTAGACGCAGGGGTTGGGAGTGCGACCATGCTCGTAACCGGAGATGAACTCGGACAAGACTTCATTTTCATATTCGCGGCACAGGTCGAGTACGTGAAAGGGAATTTCGAGATATGCCGCCACCCGGCGCGCATCCTCGATATCCTCGCTCTCGCCTAGCCCGTAACACCCGTGGCGCGCCTGTGGGCTGCCGGAAGGCTCTTCGTGCACGCATATCTTCATGGTTACAGCGGTCAACTGGTGTCCGGCCTTTTTGAGGATAGCCGCCGCCACCGCCGAATCCACACCGCCGCTCAGTGCAACCAGTATTTTTTCAGGCATAGTCAAATATCACGCTCATATGGAATGATACCAGACAAAAACGATTTCCGAAAGGATTGATATGTAGTTTTTGAGGCATGGAGTCAGGTAGAGATATGGCGCGCTTGGTGGGGCTCGAACCCACGACCTCAGCCTTCGCAGGGCTGCGCTCTAATCCAACTGAGCTACAAGCGCTTGATATGGTGCCGAAGGAGAGATTTGAACTCTCACACCCTTTCGAGTACTACGCCCTGAACGTAGCGCGTCTGCCATTCCGCCACTTCGGCGACACCTATAGAATTATACTGGCGGAGGCTGGCAGTGTCAACGCGAAGAGCCGCACGGACATGTGGCCGGGAAAGCCCTGAGTCTCTATCGATGTTTGACTCAAACATGCCTCAGAGCATAAAATAAACATAGAGAAAGTTATGCCAATTTACGAATATATCTGCCCCAAATGTTCTTCCAAATTCGAAC
The genomic region above belongs to Dehalococcoidia bacterium and contains:
- the mnmA gene encoding tRNA 2-thiouridine(34) synthase MnmA, producing the protein MPEKILVALSGGVDSAVAAAILKKAGHQLTAVTMKICVHEEPSGSPQARHGCYGLGESEDIEDARRVAAYLEIPFHVLDLCREYENEVLSEFISGYEHGRTPNPCVYCNPRIKFGALVEAAEKAELEFQRMATGHYARTEYDTTSHRYLLKRGADPKKDQSYFLAFLNQRQLSRAVFPLGGYTKPQVRQIASEMALPVSDKPESQDFVSGGYQSLLPDSPPGPVIDKSGRKLGTHSGISRYTIGQHKGLDLPGREKLYVVKILPQENTLVVGGEEDLLHKELTATGLNWIAVEGLSGAARVEAKIRSGAQAAPALLEPLGVDVRVVFDAPQKGITPGQAAVFYQGDVVLGAGIICEVPD